CTGAAGTGACATATGCCCCGAATGTACGAAAATGTCGTGAAGTGAATTTTAAACTTCAGCCGTACTATTTTGGCCATGCAGTTAAGGATTTATGTCGGGCAATATAAGAGCAACAATTAATAGTGCGATTTAAAAGTAAATGAGAAATTTTCTCTCAATTGTTCTACTGCTATTGAAACGGTTTTTGTGAGTTTAATTTGCGACTTGTTATAATACTAATTGTTCTCTCTTTGAGAGGAGTGCTAAATACATACTATATAACGGGAATTTAACAACACTGGATGATAAAAGCTAAACTATTCCGTTTCAAGTTATTACAAAGGaagctcttcttttctatAAATCTAACGACTGGGTTAAAACAATAGTTAAATAATCAATTGGAAGAAATTCTGAACTCTCCATAGGTTGTCACGTGCCAAGTCTAGCGTGAACTTGCGTTGCTGCAGTAACGCGCACTCCaaatgtaaacaaacgTTGATCAGCAAACTCATTTTACTTCCTAACCTAGGATTCTAAACATACAAAGGGTAAATTGATTAAGAGCTAGACATAAATTCACAACGAAAAGCCAGCTAACTTTTTGAATCGGAGTTTGAATAATACTCACGAAAGTCACATATCGTTGACTGTCGCcaagatttattattcATTCGGACTGTCGCCAGTTCACAGATGACATCCGAGGTGGGCTCCCTCGAGTGGGCTCGAAGAGAGTCGTCCTATGCTCAGGACTTGTTATATTCAGAAGTTGAGGATTTCACCTATGCCGCGAGACGAGAGATGGAATGGCTCAACGAGCATTTGGCTGATATTGTCTCCAACGATCATGAGTGAGTTTTAGAATTATAATGACCATATGTGAGAATACTATCTAACAACATCTAGCAAACTGGCGTCAATTCTTCAGAGTCCAACAAAATTGCGAGGGATGCCGTCTCCTCGTAAAGAGAAGCTTGCTTTGATGAACCACGATGGCTTGAACTCATCAGCGAATAGTTTTAATCTTCCTAAGCCTCCATCGAGAGGTCTGGTTGGAACCCCAACTAAACATGGCTCAAAAGGAAcgacaaataataatagtgcCACAGCACTTCAGAATATTGGTTTCACTTCTGATAAGGAAAATCTCACTCCTGTTTCTAATACCTTTGCTAAGACCATGGACAGCAATAAACCTAAAGATGTTTCGTCTGATGCATCGAAACGTCTCAACGTTCTCAGTCCTAAATTTGAAAATGGAATTTACCAACCGACTCCTAGTTTTGAGACCACATTGCGTTCGCCCCAGAAATCTAGTACTATTAAGCCAAATACTGTTTCAAACGCAAAATCGTACGGAGGTATGAAGGAAAATGGTTATGTTTTACGAGTTGAAAGCGACCAATCTATTTCAAGACCCCAGGGCATTTCACAATTCCACATGCAACAAGTCTCAACCCCGTCCCATACTTCTTCAGCTAATGAGACTGTCAAAGAAATTCAAACTAGCAAGAgcattgctgatattacAAATAAAGATAATACCAAACCTACAATTAGTGGATCCTCATCTCAACAGTCCACTGGTGATCTAATAAACTCTAGTACACCTAAGGTTGCCCCGACAGTTTTCCCCAGTACTGCTTCTgtggatgacgatgaagatgaagatgagttCATTGATGCTAAAGAGGACAATAATGACAGTTCATTTCTTGCAATAAGCCAATCCATCAGAAAGACAAATATTCCAGAGAATAAAGCAATTGAGAGGTACAGCTTTTTGTCCATTAAGCAGATAGCCTCAAATCAAGGACCATCATCCACCCAAATGGGAAAATTGGAAGGCCAGATATCTTCTCCAAAACCAGGCTCATACGAATCTGACGACTCGTTGGACAGTTCGCCTGTATCCCGAAATACTTTTGCATTTGCAAGTTTACCAGCTAGAGAACCACTTACTAAGAAATCGTTGTCCAAGATTCTCTCCGATTCACCTGAGTTCTCTAGACACAACTCGATTGCAGCAGAAGCCGACAGAGCCTTGCGATTACAAGCTAGTTCTGAGAGATCTGAGGGACTGCCAGCAGAGAAGAGCGAGgttccaccaccacccagcGATGCACCAAAGCGAGAATCTATCCCGACAAAGCCTATTCCAGTAGTGAAACCAACCGTCCGCTCTAGTGTTATTAAGAACATTGTAGCCCAAGAAAATATCGGTACCTACTCGGCGATCAAACAATCGACACAAGCGTCTCAGCGTGTAAGTAGTGTGAATTCCACAAAGTCAGTAACTCAGAGCAGCCAGCCTACTGCTGAATCagtttcatcttcaaagCTACCTCAAAAAGTCACCGAAACACCAAAGAGACAGTTAGCAGAAGTAAAAGCTCCTGATAGTGGCAACAGTCTTATGTCCAGGACTGCTGGAGGTGTTTTGAGATTTGCAAAGCAGCTTTTCTTTGAGCCCTCGCACGACAAGATTAAGACTTTACCGGAAGTGCAGCCAACTCCAGCACCGTCGTCAAAACAGGATACATGGTCAAGGCTGATGGCACCCACCTATGCCAGTACTAGAAAGAATCTCAACACATCTCCAGTAAGAATTCCGTCATCTGAAGCACCCAGTGTCACAGCTCCACCTAGTCCTAGTCCCTCCTTTGGTGGAGCCAAATCCACAGTTCATGTTCTTCCTCCGTCAACTACGTCAACTACGAAATCATCCAATATTACAGCTGATGCACCTCCATCGCCCACTAAGAGTTTACATCGAGAACCTTTTAAGCATACGCCGGTGCCGGTGAAATCTCAACCCCCAACGGTAAAACCACCTTCCAAGCCGGTAATAccagcttctgctgctaagcCTGCGGCAAACATATCTAAAGCAGCTCCAAAAGTATCCACTACAGCATCGGCTGCAACCAGTATTACGGTGACAACGTCATCTCAGGCAGCCGTAGTTAAAGGGTCGAATGTCAAGCTCACAAAACAGCAACTCCAACCGAAACAACAGCCTTCAAGTCAGCCGAAGGTCACCTTGAAACTTCCTCTTACCGGGAGAAAAGATCCCATGGCTGAAAATAAAGGAACAAATACAAATACTTCTGTTTCTGGAAACTCAGCTTCTGCATCGCTTAACCTTACAAGTAGCACAAGTTCTAGAGGAAACCCGGTTATTGGACCGGGTACTTCTTTGAATCCCAAAGCTCAAAGTAGACCAATAGCACCTGCCACTATCAAAAAAGACATACCGAGCACAACTCATCCAAAAGTACCGCCATCCTCTAATATTCAGTCGATAAGCAAGCCAACGATTCCAGTatcaggtgctgctgacagTGCTACTTCGCAACCGAGAATTATACAAAAAGCTCGCTTTGATCAAGATAAATCAAAGAAGCGTACATCTGATCAAGCCTTTACTACTCCTATGCCGGAGCGTTCAGGCGTCCTAACTTCAGGTGGACTTAAGAAAGCTAAAACCCCAGGGCTGACTAAGACTCCTTCTACTGCTAGCACCTCTACACTGGGAATGGTAGGCTCTCAACTCAAGAAGCCATCGCATGCCACTTCAGGTTCAATGATGAAGTCTACATTACTCCAACAGGCCAAGGTAGTTGCTTCCAATAGTATCCCACAGGTTGAAGGAGTTAAATTTTCAAACGACAAAATTCGATTTGGAGGTCAATCATCCACAGCTACGACGCCTGGACAAACTTCCACAAAGACACCAAGTACCCTCAGACAAGTCACAAGCATCAACAGTAACAGCAAGCCTCATGGACTTATATTTACTCCCCAAGCTCAGCAACAGCGACAACAGCTGATGCTGCCAGAGACGATCCTACCAGAAATCATGTCAGAGTCggaagatgacgacgatggtAACATTCTCCAGGATTGGGCCAACTCACCAGAGTTGAGATCAATGCTCATCAGGCAACAAAAGATCGATCCTGATCAGGTATTCGGACCCATTGCCCCTCTGCATATGGACGAGATTTTTAAACAGTCGCGGGTATCTAGATTTAGACCCCGTAGTTCTTCGGCTAATTGGTCGGGACAAGACAGGTTGACTCAGCAAGAGATTGAACGGTATGCTCAAGAAATGGGCTATAGGAAGGACTAGACCTTGTACTAGgcattatttatatagcttttaatattttggaAATGAAGTCATGAATATATCATTAATAAATGAAAACTGTACATAAGAGCCTAGAGCTTATTCGCCTTGCATCAGCTGCTGGGCTTGCTGTTTATTCCAGCTCGAAGTCCATTCCTCAGCTCTATTTTTCGGCACAACAAAGAACCGTGCAACACCATCCATAACAGGAATAACTGGTGACTTCATTGAAAGTACCTTGATAATAGAGGATTTCTTACCAACCTTAGCTAAGCCTCCACTTATTGTTTGCACAAAAACTTCTAAGTTGCTCAATTGATAATCTGTCTGATGGCTGCTGGACTTCGAAAACCATGGTGGCGGATTCTCGAACAGTTGACTCAGGAAAAAATTGATTGGTGCTTCTAAATCAGACTGCTGGAATATATCACTTTCCATTTCGAGAGGATAGAGAAATAGCAAAGGTACTGATAAGTCCGATCCAGGATTGAGTTCATCCCGAAGTGAGATTTTTAGATCTTGATGCATCGACCTCTGTTGGTCATCGTTTCCAGCCCCACCAATCGCTGTATTAATTAAGGTGATATTCCTCGATTGCAATGCCACTTCTAGGTTTCTCTTCTTGGTCTCTTTAAGTTCAATAGCCTTTTTCCGTTTTTGTTCTAATTCAGCTAATCTATCTCTTCGAGTTTCAGCAGATGTTTTCAAGCTTTTGAGTGCAGCATTATCGGGATCTATAGATAAAGCATAATCAGCACAAGCTAGGGCCTCGTCAACTCTATCAACCGCTAAGTATGCTTTAGACGAGCGGAATAATGCCTTGACATTTTTGGGGGAAATTTTGAGAGCTAATTTGCAGTCTCCAATGCAGCGTctataatttttcagttctAAATTACAAGCAGCTCGATTAACATAGCAAGCGACGTTAATCTCATCCACTTCACATTTGACATCCAGTGCTTTAGTATAAAACTCAATAGCATCCTTGTAGTTCTTTTGTCTATAGCAGTCGTTTCCTTGttctttgaaattggtAGCAATCTCATCAGGCTCACCATCATAAGCAAGTGCTTTTAATGCTTCGATTTCTACATTATCTTCACCTTCGTCAGCTTCCAGATCTGTCATAAAAAATGGTAACCGTTTTAGTTCCTTAACAATCTGATCTGGGGAGTAGTCCGAAAACTCTGTGAGCTGAGGCGGTAGAGATGGCATCCCTGGACCAGGGACATATCGCTTTGGAGGCGTCCAATCAGGATTAGACGACATTTTTTATGTGAAAGAGTAAAGTATcacaaaaacaataaaaagaaTATTGTAGAGACATTGCATACAGAAATTATCTATGATTTTCGTAAGGCTGAATGCAGGTATCAGTGACGATCAGGGTCTGCCTGGACTTTATTTTACCCTTACCCAGACAGTTGTCAAAAGCATTTATAACAAAATGAGTTAAAAATGTTTAATGTGAGTTCTAGAAGCATCTTATTTGAAATTCGTGGAGAGATTTTGTTCACAGGATCCTTGTATTTTGTGTGACAGTCGGAGTGTTGCGAGAGGTAACCAGCTCCACactgatttcttgaagGTCATTCATAAATCATTACTGCATTCAATATACAAGTATAGacaaaatattataaagTAAAATATACAAATCATGCAGGGTTGTTTCTCTCTGTCGCGCTATCAAACATTGCAAGATTGAGTGGTGCATCATTGACAGACATAACAGGGTTACCTTCTTCCAAAAGATCGAACGAGCGAACCTTCAGTTCGGAGTAAGTTTCCGATGCTTTGTCAAAAACGACCAAATCCGACAGATAGAACCTTGAACCTGGACTCGACATCGGATTTGCTGCCGATGCACCTGTGACAACATTGCTATATAATGATGGCTGGCCAGATGGCGTTGCTATCGACGAACCCGCTTGCGAAATTCGACTAGCTAGTGGGGACAATGCTGCCGTTCCAGACCTTGGTTGTGGCCTAATGTTGGTCGAAAAGTCCTCACGAATGGCATTAAGTGCATCTAAAAGTAATCCAGAAAGATCAGGTAAGCTCTTAATTACCGAAGTGTCGTGCAAGACAGAAAATCCATGAATGATTTTATCACGGAGGAGATTGCCCTGTTGAGACTGATTCGATGTATTATGAAAATGAATCATCAAAATTTTGACAAACAAAATTACAGCATCGTGAATGTCTGATTTAGAATAATGAACCACTTCCGGGCTTGCAGTAGAAGGTATTGTGGCTGAAGTTGCAGGTGCAACAGGTGTTTCACCATCCAGTTCAGTATTAGGAACAACCTCCCCACCGTCGACAGCCATGCCATCACTACCAAGAGAACCTTCAGATTTACTAGCCGAACGGTCCAATGGCGGTACCGGTACCGCTGCAGGTGGAGTTACATCAACTACTTTCATAGCAGTACCTTCCACTTCACTCTCTTCGCACACAGAAACTAGTTTTTCCAAACACTTTTCGATATCA
The Sugiyamaella lignohabitans strain CBS 10342 chromosome A, complete sequence genome window above contains:
- the SLI15 gene encoding Sli15p (Subunit of the conserved chromosomal passenger complex (CPC); complex regulates kinetochore-microtubule attachments, activation of the spindle tension checkpoint, and mitotic spindle disassembly; other complex members are Ipl1p, Bir1p, and Nbl1p; GO_component: GO:0005694 - chromosome [Evidence IEA]; GO_component: GO:0032133 - chromosome passenger complex [Evidence IDA] [PMID 19158380]; GO_component: GO:0000775 - chromosome, centromeric region [Evidence IEA]; GO_component: GO:0000777 - condensed chromosome kinetochore [Evidence IEA]; GO_component: GO:0005737 - cytoplasm [Evidence IEA]; GO_component: GO:0005856 - cytoskeleton [Evidence IEA]; GO_component: GO:0000776 - kinetochore [Evidence IEA]; GO_component: GO:0005828 - kinetochore microtubule [Evidence IDA] [PMID 11724818]; GO_component: GO:0005634 - nucleus [Evidence IEA,IEA]; GO_component: GO:0005819 - spindle [Evidence IEA]; GO_component: GO:0005876 - spindle microtubule [Evidence IDA] [PMID 11724818]; GO_component: GO:0051233 - spindle midzone [Evidence IDA] [PMID 12566427]; GO_function: GO:0030295 - protein kinase activator activity [Evidence IMP,IPI] [PMID 10385519]; GO_process: GO:0007059 - chromosome segregation [Evidence IEA]; GO_process: GO:0007059 - chromosome segregation [Evidence TAS] [PMID 11724818]; GO_process: GO:0006468 - protein phosphorylation [Evidence IMP,IPI] [PMID 10385519]; GO_process: GO:0006468 - protein phosphorylation [Evidence IDA] [PMID 17504936]; GO_process: GO:0032465 - regulation of cytokinesis [Evidence IMP] [PMID 16615892]); the encoded protein is MPSPRKEKLALMNHDGLNSSANSFNLPKPPSRGLVGTPTKHGSKGTTNNNSATALQNIGFTSDKENLTPVSNTFAKTMDSNKPKDVSSDASKRLNVLSPKFENGIYQPTPSFETTLRSPQKSSTIKPNTVSNAKSYGGMKENGYVLRVESDQSISRPQGISQFHMQQVSTPSHTSSANETVKEIQTSKSIADITNKDNTKPTISGSSSQQSTGDLINSSTPKVAPTVFPSTASVDDDEDEDEFIDAKEDNNDSSFLAISQSIRKTNIPENKAIERYSFLSIKQIASNQGPSSTQMGKLEGQISSPKPGSYESDDSLDSSPVSRNTFAFASLPAREPLTKKSLSKILSDSPEFSRHNSIAAEADRALRLQASSERSEGLPAEKSEVPPPPSDAPKRESIPTKPIPVVKPTVRSSVIKNIVAQENIGTYSAIKQSTQASQRVSSVNSTKSVTQSSQPTAESVSSSKLPQKVTETPKRQLAEVKAPDSGNSLMSRTAGGVLRFAKQLFFEPSHDKIKTLPEVQPTPAPSSKQDTWSRLMAPTYASTRKNLNTSPVRIPSSEAPSVTAPPSPSPSFGGAKSTVHVLPPSTTSTTKSSNITADAPPSPTKSLHREPFKHTPVPVKSQPPTVKPPSKPVIPASAAKPAANISKAAPKVSTTASAATSITVTTSSQAAVVKGSNVKLTKQQLQPKQQPSSQPKVTLKLPLTGRKDPMAENKGTNTNTSVSGNSASASLNLTSSTSSRGNPVIGPGTSLNPKAQSRPIAPATIKKDIPSTTHPKVPPSSNIQSISKPTIPVSGAADSATSQPRIIQKARFDQDKSKKRTSDQAFTTPMPERSGVLTSGGLKKAKTPGLTKTPSTASTSTLGMVGSQLKKPSHATSGSMMKSTLLQQAKVVASNSIPQVEGVKFSNDKIRFGGQSSTATTPGQTSTKTPSTLRQVTSINSNSKPHGLIFTPQAQQQRQQLMLPETILPEIMSESEDDDDGNILQDWANSPELRSMLIRQQKIDPDQVFGPIAPLHMDEIFKQSRVSRFRPRSSSANWSGQDRLTQQEIERYAQEMGYRKD
- the CNS1 gene encoding Cns1p (TPR-containing co-chaperone; binds both Hsp82p (Hsp90) and Ssa1p (Hsp70) and stimulates the ATPase activity of SSA1, ts mutants reduce Hsp82p function while over expression suppresses the phenotypes of an HSP82 ts allele and a cpr7 deletion; GO_component: GO:0005737 - cytoplasm [Evidence IEA,IEA]; GO_component: GO:0005737 - cytoplasm [Evidence IPI] [PMID 9819421]; GO_function: GO:0030544 - Hsp70 protein binding [Evidence IDA] [PMID 15044454]; GO_function: GO:0051879 - Hsp90 protein binding [Evidence IDA] [PMID 12788914]; GO_process: GO:0006457 - protein folding [Evidence IPI] [PMID 15044454]; GO_process: GO:0006457 - protein folding [Evidence IGI] [PMID 9819421]) — protein: MSSNPDWTPPKRYVPGPGMPSLPPQLTEFSDYSPDQIVKELKRLPFFMTDLEADEGEDNVEIEALKALAYDGEPDEIATNFKEQGNDCYRQKNYKDAIEFYTKALDVKCEVDEINVACYVNRAACNLELKNYRRCIGDCKLALKISPKNVKALFRSSKAYLAVDRVDEALACADYALSIDPDNAALKSLKTSAETRRDRLAELEQKRKKAIELKETKKRNLEVALQSRNITLINTAIGGAGNDDQQRSMHQDLKISLRDELNPGSDLSVPLLFLYPLEMESDIFQQSDLEAPINFFLSQLFENPPPWFSKSSSHQTDYQLSNLEVFVQTISGGLAKVGKKSSIIKVLSMKSPVIPVMDGVARFFVVPKNRAEEWTSSWNKQQAQQLMQGE